One Desulfovibrio fairfieldensis genomic window carries:
- the hflK gene encoding FtsH protease activity modulator HflK: MNWDWDKLQEKRQRQQGQNSPPRPPQDQDHDETERDEPRARRTPFNKRGSGPDANPLKRLSQMRVPNGRAVLLVLLAVVGLWLLSGIYIINPDEQGVVLRFGKYERTEGPGPHYAWPVPIETVYKPQVTQVLRSEVGFRSVGQSATFQQGQVRTIPEEASMLTGDENIVNVQFSVQYKISDPVQYLFNVSAPAALVRNAAEAAMREVIGNSQIDSAITDGKLKIQSEATQLLQQILNRYGAGIHVIAVQLQDVHPPQDVIEAFKDVASAREDKSRIINEAEAYRNELLPKARGQAAAMRNQAEAYSATRVRNAEGDASRFDALRVEYEKAPKVTKQRLYYETMEDILAGAGEKVLMDGAAAARALPYLPLPSLSAPQTPKAPQAVEKK, encoded by the coding sequence ATGAATTGGGATTGGGATAAACTACAAGAAAAGCGGCAGCGACAGCAGGGGCAGAATTCTCCCCCTAGGCCTCCTCAGGACCAGGATCACGACGAAACCGAGCGCGACGAGCCTCGCGCCCGGCGTACCCCCTTCAACAAGAGGGGCAGCGGGCCGGATGCGAATCCGCTCAAGCGCCTTTCCCAGATGCGCGTGCCCAACGGACGCGCGGTGCTGCTGGTGCTGCTGGCCGTGGTGGGGCTCTGGCTGTTGTCGGGCATTTATATCATCAACCCCGACGAGCAGGGCGTGGTGCTGCGTTTCGGCAAGTACGAACGCACGGAAGGTCCCGGCCCGCATTATGCCTGGCCCGTGCCCATTGAAACGGTCTACAAGCCGCAGGTCACCCAGGTGCTGCGCAGCGAAGTGGGCTTCCGCTCCGTGGGCCAGTCCGCTACCTTCCAGCAGGGACAGGTGCGGACCATCCCCGAGGAAGCCTCCATGCTCACGGGCGATGAAAATATCGTCAATGTGCAGTTCAGCGTGCAGTACAAGATCAGCGATCCCGTGCAGTACCTCTTCAACGTCAGCGCGCCCGCTGCGCTGGTGCGCAACGCGGCCGAGGCGGCCATGCGCGAGGTCATCGGCAACAGCCAGATCGACTCGGCCATCACCGACGGCAAGTTGAAGATCCAGAGCGAGGCCACCCAGCTTCTGCAGCAGATTCTCAACCGCTACGGCGCGGGCATCCATGTCATCGCGGTGCAGTTGCAGGATGTGCATCCGCCGCAGGATGTCATCGAAGCCTTCAAGGATGTGGCCAGCGCCCGTGAGGACAAGAGCCGGATCATCAATGAGGCCGAAGCCTACCGCAACGAACTTCTGCCCAAGGCGCGCGGCCAGGCCGCGGCCATGCGCAATCAGGCCGAGGCCTACAGCGCCACCCGCGTGCGTAACGCCGAGGGCGACGCCTCGCGTTTCGACGCCTTGCGCGTGGAATACGAAAAAGCTCCCAAGGTCACCAAGCAGCGGCTGTATTACGAAACCATGGAAGACATTCTGGCCGGCGCCGGAGAAAAGGTGCTTATGGACGGCGCTGCCGCGGCCCGCGCGCTGCCCTATCTGCCCCTGCCCAGCCTGAGCGCCCCCCAGACCCCCAAGGCCCCGCAGGCCGTGGAGAAAAAGTAA
- a CDS encoding EAL domain-containing protein, protein MDATAARSIDAVRRFFRAYLQERDPEEAAHCLCEDVRWIGIGASGTIGQGPETFRASLREEFLAAPGPRKYELCDPRAFACGENCACVDGVLRLPATLPGGEAARLEMRFSAVCRCRGEDCLIRAIHVSAPVEHRNEGGFFPASLGETTTAGMSFRSKEQAFELLKNSIPGGLIGGFMEPGFPLYFVNDNLIRHLDYDSYEEFAADIQGMVGNGIHPEDREHVNRVVSESLAVSDHYEVVYRMLAKGGSFIWVLDRGCLTTDRGRKVIVSIVIDITQQRRLQERLQRGMASLERKNAELGAFYQVVVSGIAKILDDPGYTLLYANDQFFDNLGYTREEILSLFNNESLRIMHPADAAATDKSIRELKEQGRFSVKCRFVKKNGESVRIRLDGCQTSESHDGYNVIYCFYTDIEEQERRDAVYQRQQHFMSLISSSIAGGSFITRAEAGRPLAYVSDSLLSLLGYTRKEFESACGGRLAGIIHPEDRGRVTAACADPQRDYYEEEYRIRKADGNLIWALEKGRLATDEDGERIYICILLDITDRKLRHDELVQRTRQDPLTGLYNHDYARQYIQTYLDIHQHGHASALLLFDLDNFKRVNDRHGHLEGDAALARFAEILKKQFRSRDFLARTGGDEFIAFLQDIPSEQEAGAMADGVARSMRDSLGREYADCGLALSVGMAFATERTSYNLLFHAADEAMYRMKGKGRDERAFVLDRAEREFERHLLFKHAFGIILRIDLDSGQYHIRYGAHAVSSRLPSAGPYEQVLSDALLHPVLPEDKTMLREKLGLAQLRAACARGEEVLSREYRVRRTSGEILWIESRFHFLRNEGLNLAYNVISDITESRRQREQIRIAEIYTFTLQDTSDEIYELDMERGRYRTIRGSGDEFLPLPPEGTVDELQHAVRDGMIHPDDRERFDRFHYRAREAGNGKPSRDEFRCLWQDGAYHWVSISVLPVSATGKAFLVCVMGIDERKRLETFSSENEQLRQNKLEDERYRIIVEQSRGIVLDLDLERGVYYAPGLEKRFVCDPIAQEGPMGMLRSLEIHPDDRPLLDTFHQTLRSRSSEAETTLRLKRRDGAFLWCRIAVTVRRDDEDRPVRIVGLITDVDSDVRTMRQFRYRAEHDPVTGYSNLPGFKLDATRLLAARTGRKYALWHCDFRNFKYINDMYGYDVGNRLLKYWADLLAASFSPEETFARSSADNFVLLCTYRDIAEIETRFHNSVELLGHFEELASKRFRVELVGGCYMVEDDDALSLNDMLGRATMAQKSVKHLGGSRYAFYSKAMREKVIYEQEVEASMEKALRNGEFHAWLQPQIDIHNGNRLIGAEVLARWQRPGRGFVPPCDFIPLFERNGFIVDLDAFMFEQACAYLASRRSRGLPPLRLSVNVSRMSLGQKNFLERYTAVRERYAISPGMLELECTESLAVKDFPLFREVMTRLPGCGFRRAMDDFGTGYSSLNLLKNIDLDVLKLDMEFFRNTEGTSRERAVVESVVRMAHALDLTTVAEGIELPEQVDFLRAIGCDAVQGYVFSRPVPLDDFEEQESRFAAP, encoded by the coding sequence ATGGATGCAACCGCCGCGCGGTCCATTGATGCCGTCCGCCGTTTTTTCAGGGCCTACCTGCAGGAAAGAGACCCTGAAGAGGCGGCGCACTGTCTTTGTGAGGATGTGCGTTGGATCGGCATCGGCGCATCGGGAACCATTGGGCAGGGCCCGGAGACATTCCGCGCCTCGTTGCGCGAGGAATTCCTGGCGGCCCCCGGCCCCCGGAAATATGAACTGTGCGATCCGCGCGCGTTTGCCTGCGGCGAAAACTGCGCCTGCGTGGACGGCGTCCTGCGACTGCCCGCAACCCTGCCCGGCGGCGAAGCCGCGCGCCTGGAAATGCGCTTTTCCGCCGTCTGCCGCTGCCGGGGAGAGGACTGCCTGATCCGGGCCATCCACGTTTCCGCGCCCGTCGAACACCGGAACGAGGGCGGATTTTTTCCGGCCAGTCTCGGCGAAACCACCACCGCCGGGATGTCCTTCCGCTCCAAGGAACAAGCCTTTGAACTGCTCAAGAACAGCATCCCCGGCGGCCTTATCGGCGGCTTCATGGAGCCGGGCTTTCCTCTCTATTTCGTCAACGACAACCTGATCCGCCACCTGGATTACGACTCTTACGAGGAATTCGCCGCTGATATCCAGGGGATGGTCGGCAACGGCATCCACCCCGAGGACCGCGAGCACGTCAACCGGGTGGTGTCGGAATCCCTGGCGGTTTCCGACCACTACGAAGTCGTCTACCGCATGCTCGCCAAGGGCGGCTCATTCATCTGGGTGCTGGACCGGGGCTGCCTGACCACGGACCGGGGGCGCAAGGTTATTGTCAGCATCGTCATCGACATCACCCAGCAACGCCGGCTTCAGGAGCGGCTCCAACGGGGCATGGCCTCGCTGGAGCGCAAAAACGCCGAGCTCGGAGCTTTTTACCAGGTGGTGGTCAGCGGCATCGCCAAAATCCTGGACGACCCCGGCTATACCCTGCTCTATGCCAACGATCAATTTTTCGACAATCTCGGCTACACGCGGGAGGAAATCCTCTCCCTCTTCAACAACGAATCATTGCGCATCATGCACCCCGCCGACGCGGCGGCCACGGATAAAAGCATCCGTGAACTCAAGGAGCAAGGGCGCTTTTCCGTCAAATGCCGCTTCGTCAAAAAAAACGGCGAGAGCGTGCGCATCCGTCTGGACGGCTGCCAGACCAGCGAAAGCCACGACGGCTACAACGTCATTTACTGCTTCTATACGGATATTGAGGAGCAGGAGCGCCGCGACGCCGTCTACCAGCGCCAGCAGCACTTCATGTCCCTGATCAGTTCGAGCATCGCGGGCGGCTCCTTCATCACCCGCGCCGAGGCCGGGCGGCCGCTGGCCTATGTCAGCGACAGCCTGCTCTCCCTGCTCGGCTACACCCGCAAGGAGTTTGAAAGTGCCTGCGGCGGCAGGCTGGCCGGCATCATCCACCCCGAGGACCGAGGGCGCGTCACGGCGGCTTGCGCGGACCCGCAGCGCGACTATTACGAAGAGGAATACCGGATCAGAAAAGCCGACGGCAATCTGATCTGGGCTCTGGAAAAAGGCCGCCTGGCCACGGACGAGGACGGCGAACGGATCTATATCTGCATCCTGCTGGACATCACCGACAGGAAACTCCGCCACGACGAGCTGGTGCAGCGCACCCGCCAGGACCCGCTCACCGGTCTGTACAATCACGACTACGCCCGGCAATACATCCAGACCTATCTCGACATCCACCAGCACGGGCACGCCTCGGCCCTGCTGCTCTTCGACCTGGACAATTTCAAACGCGTCAATGACCGGCACGGACACCTGGAAGGCGACGCCGCGCTGGCCCGCTTCGCGGAAATACTAAAAAAACAGTTTCGCAGCCGGGATTTTCTGGCCCGCACCGGCGGCGACGAATTCATCGCCTTTCTGCAGGACATTCCCTCCGAGCAGGAAGCCGGGGCCATGGCGGACGGCGTGGCACGGAGCATGCGCGACTCGCTCGGCAGGGAATACGCGGACTGTGGTCTTGCCCTCAGCGTCGGCATGGCCTTCGCCACCGAGCGGACCTCCTACAATCTGCTCTTTCACGCCGCCGACGAAGCCATGTACCGGATGAAAGGCAAGGGACGCGACGAACGGGCATTTGTTCTGGACCGGGCGGAACGGGAGTTCGAGCGTCATCTGCTCTTCAAGCACGCCTTCGGCATCATTCTGCGCATTGATCTCGACAGCGGGCAATACCACATCCGCTATGGCGCGCATGCGGTCAGCTCCCGGCTTCCCTCGGCAGGCCCCTATGAGCAAGTGCTGAGCGACGCCCTGCTCCATCCGGTTCTGCCCGAAGACAAAACCATGCTGCGGGAAAAGCTGGGGCTGGCGCAGCTCCGCGCGGCCTGCGCGCGCGGCGAGGAGGTCCTGTCCCGCGAATACCGCGTTCGCCGAACGTCCGGCGAAATCCTGTGGATAGAATCCCGCTTCCATTTCCTGCGCAACGAGGGCCTGAACCTGGCCTACAACGTCATTTCCGACATCACCGAAAGCAGAAGGCAGCGCGAGCAGATCCGCATCGCGGAAATCTACACCTTCACCCTTCAGGATACCTCGGACGAAATTTACGAACTGGACATGGAGCGCGGGCGTTATCGGACCATCCGCGGTTCGGGCGACGAGTTTCTGCCCCTGCCTCCGGAAGGAACAGTGGACGAGCTCCAGCACGCCGTCCGCGACGGCATGATCCACCCCGACGACCGGGAACGCTTCGACCGCTTCCATTACCGGGCGCGCGAGGCCGGAAACGGCAAGCCCAGCCGTGATGAATTCCGCTGTCTCTGGCAGGACGGCGCATATCACTGGGTTTCCATCAGCGTTCTGCCCGTCAGCGCCACCGGCAAGGCCTTCCTTGTCTGCGTCATGGGCATTGACGAGCGTAAACGGCTGGAAACTTTTTCCAGCGAAAACGAGCAACTGCGGCAAAACAAATTGGAGGACGAACGCTACCGCATTATTGTGGAACAGAGTCGCGGCATTGTGCTGGATCTCGATCTGGAGCGGGGCGTCTACTATGCGCCCGGCCTTGAAAAGCGGTTCGTCTGCGATCCCATTGCGCAGGAAGGCCCCATGGGCATGCTGCGCTCACTGGAGATCCATCCGGACGACCGCCCCCTGCTGGATACCTTCCACCAAACTCTGCGCAGCAGATCATCGGAAGCGGAAACAACGCTGCGCCTCAAGCGGCGGGACGGAGCCTTCCTCTGGTGCCGCATTGCCGTCACCGTCCGCCGCGACGATGAAGACCGTCCGGTCCGCATTGTGGGCCTTATCACCGATGTGGACAGCGACGTGCGCACCATGCGCCAGTTCCGCTACCGGGCCGAACATGACCCGGTCACGGGCTACAGCAACCTGCCCGGATTCAAGCTGGACGCCACGCGCCTGCTCGCCGCGCGCACCGGGCGCAAATACGCCCTGTGGCACTGCGATTTCCGCAATTTCAAATATATCAATGACATGTACGGCTATGACGTGGGCAACCGGCTGCTCAAATACTGGGCCGACCTGCTGGCCGCCAGCTTCAGCCCGGAGGAGACCTTCGCGCGCTCCTCGGCGGACAATTTCGTGCTGCTCTGCACCTACCGGGATATTGCGGAAATAGAGACACGTTTCCACAACTCTGTGGAGCTGCTCGGGCATTTTGAAGAATTGGCCAGCAAACGCTTCCGCGTGGAACTGGTGGGCGGCTGTTACATGGTGGAAGACGACGACGCCCTCAGCCTCAACGATATGCTGGGCCGGGCCACCATGGCGCAAAAAAGCGTGAAACACCTTGGCGGCAGCCGTTATGCATTTTATTCCAAGGCCATGCGCGAAAAGGTCATTTATGAACAGGAAGTCGAAGCATCCATGGAAAAGGCCCTGCGCAACGGGGAATTCCACGCATGGCTGCAACCGCAGATCGACATCCACAACGGCAACCGTCTGATCGGCGCGGAGGTGCTGGCGCGCTGGCAGCGGCCGGGGCGGGGTTTCGTGCCGCCCTGCGACTTCATTCCTCTGTTCGAGCGCAACGGCTTCATTGTGGATCTGGACGCCTTCATGTTTGAACAGGCCTGCGCCTACCTTGCCTCGCGCCGTTCGCGCGGCCTGCCGCCGCTACGCCTGTCCGTGAACGTCTCACGCATGAGCCTGGGGCAAAAAAACTTTCTTGAGCGCTACACCGCCGTGCGGGAGCGCTACGCCATCTCCCCGGGCATGCTGGAACTGGAGTGCACCGAAAGCCTTGCGGTCAAGGATTTTCCCCTGTTCCGCGAAGTCATGACCCGGCTGCCCGGTTGCGGCTTCCGCCGGGCCATGGACGACTTCGGTACGGGCTATTCCTCCCTGAATCTGCTGAAAAACATCGACCTCGACGTGCTCAAGCTGGACATGGAGTTCTTCCGCAACACCGAGGGAACGTCCCGTGAGCGCGCCGTGGTCGAAAGCGTGGTCCGCATGGCCCACGCCTTGGACTTGACCACTGTGGCCGAGGGCATCGAGCTGCCCGAGCAGGTGGACTTTCTGCGGGCCATCGGTTGCGACGCCGTGCAGGGCTATGTTTTCTCCCGCCCCGTTCCTCTGGACGACTTTGAGGAACAAGAAAGCCGTTTCGCCGCGCCGTAA
- a CDS encoding TolC family protein: MRIIVFFRRAPALCLLAGLWLGCVALFFADPPVAEAQPASRAGAMKSPPAPLYTGQRSPDGKDAHLGLPDAVSMPEAVQRALKFNPSLGSQESQSRSSEEGRKSARGAFGPKLGMSYTAVKQERKSSPASSRPPELGTYSWAVEVSQPVFQGFRLLATYQKAALQSDSDKASLRKAELDMTEQVQTYFLDYLRAEENVRSERDSLARLRDQLRITKAFYDVGLRPRLDVLQAEVNVSQAENQLIQVENNRDTYLAKLNTLLGLPATARAAYTGKLVHVPFRRSLEQCLEAAYRQRPDLYMAAKSVEIAGKDQRVAQSDYYPQVEAYYNINQTGNTPDLQRSGDRSSRGTTWEVGARATWNVFQWGTTYYADKQAGWLVTKMRYEEEDLKLQVGYDIKSKLLAVHEAEKRISVAEKGVEQATEAYNVALARYQEQVGTNFDVLDASSKLTTAQASLTSAKADYLTALAQIYVAMGEFHPDLMQR, from the coding sequence ATGCGCATAATCGTCTTTTTCCGCCGCGCTCCCGCGCTCTGCCTGCTGGCCGGGCTGTGGCTGGGCTGCGTTGCCCTCTTTTTTGCCGATCCGCCCGTGGCCGAGGCTCAGCCCGCGTCCAGGGCCGGAGCCATGAAGTCCCCACCCGCGCCGCTCTACACGGGGCAGCGTTCCCCGGACGGCAAGGACGCGCATCTGGGCCTGCCGGATGCCGTCAGCATGCCCGAGGCCGTGCAGCGGGCCTTGAAGTTCAATCCCAGCCTGGGGTCGCAGGAATCCCAGAGCCGCTCTTCGGAAGAGGGGCGCAAGTCGGCGCGCGGGGCCTTTGGTCCCAAACTCGGCATGAGCTACACGGCGGTCAAACAGGAAAGGAAAAGTTCGCCCGCCAGCTCGCGCCCGCCGGAACTGGGCACCTATTCCTGGGCCGTGGAAGTTTCCCAGCCGGTCTTTCAGGGGTTCAGGCTGTTGGCCACCTATCAGAAAGCCGCCCTCCAGTCCGACAGCGACAAGGCCTCCCTGCGCAAGGCCGAGCTGGACATGACCGAACAGGTCCAGACCTATTTTCTCGATTATCTGCGCGCCGAGGAAAACGTGCGCAGCGAGCGGGATTCCCTGGCCCGGCTGCGCGACCAGTTGCGCATTACCAAGGCTTTCTATGACGTGGGCCTGCGCCCGCGCTTGGATGTGCTCCAGGCCGAGGTCAATGTGAGCCAGGCGGAAAACCAGCTGATCCAGGTGGAAAACAACCGCGACACCTATCTCGCCAAGCTCAATACCCTGCTGGGCCTGCCCGCCACCGCCAGGGCCGCGTATACGGGCAAGCTGGTCCATGTGCCTTTCCGGCGTTCGCTGGAACAATGTCTGGAGGCCGCCTACCGCCAGCGGCCGGATCTGTATATGGCGGCCAAGTCCGTGGAAATCGCGGGCAAGGACCAGCGCGTGGCCCAGAGCGATTACTACCCGCAGGTAGAGGCCTATTACAACATCAATCAGACCGGCAATACCCCGGATCTGCAACGCTCGGGCGACCGGAGCTCGCGCGGCACCACCTGGGAGGTGGGAGCCCGCGCCACTTGGAATGTCTTTCAGTGGGGCACCACCTATTATGCCGACAAGCAGGCGGGCTGGCTGGTGACCAAGATGCGTTACGAAGAGGAAGACCTGAAGCTCCAGGTGGGCTACGACATCAAATCCAAGCTGCTGGCCGTGCATGAGGCGGAAAAGCGTATTTCCGTGGCGGAAAAGGGCGTGGAGCAGGCCACGGAAGCCTATAATGTGGCCCTGGCCCGCTACCAGGAGCAGGTGGGCACCAACTTCGACGTGCTGGACGCCTCTTCCAAACTGACCACGGCCCAGGCTTCGCTGACCAGCGCCAAGGCCGATTATCTCACGGCCCTGGCCCAGATTTACGTGGCCATGGGTGAATTTCATCCCGATCTGATGCAGCGCTGA
- a CDS encoding ribonuclease J: MNEPYLSITPLGGLGEIGLNCQLWETEGGVVMVDCGLMFPDDAHLGVDVVIPHFGAVSAVKDKLLGIVLTHGHEDHIGALPWLVRELKGTRIYGSRFTLALVEHKLREHEILDWVELCPVDAGTTLPLGDLTFHFFPVCHSIPEGFGLGVETPVGRVVHSGDFKLDPHPLGGSGTDLRLFREFAGPEGARLLLSDSTNVMREGRSLTEREVKDSLGKVFDSAKGRIVITLFSSHIQRIQEVFDLARERGRTVVISGKSLANNIEMARDLGFAKLPPSFFNAHNGVPDLPDEQLVLVVTGAQGEPLSALSRMVLGGHRQLCIREGDTVVMSSRMIPGNAKAISRLINEMYRLGAEVLYESVHAIHASGHAHSEELREMLLAVRPELFVPVHGEYQHLVKHGRLAESCGVDPEKIILLEDGQPLSILPDSFRLEDRVPVECTLVDGKGVGDVGSAVLKERRILGDEGMVIVVLVVDSETGSVLHGPEMISKGFVFEQQYSHLLEDAKCLVLDEIEAARPGQLTRMQEGIRSSLRRFFRRVLERDPVVVPIISEV; encoded by the coding sequence ATGAACGAACCTTACCTTTCCATTACCCCCCTGGGGGGACTCGGCGAAATCGGCCTCAACTGCCAGCTCTGGGAAACAGAGGGCGGCGTGGTCATGGTGGACTGCGGGCTGATGTTTCCGGACGACGCCCATCTGGGCGTGGACGTGGTCATTCCGCATTTCGGCGCGGTGAGCGCCGTCAAGGACAAGCTGCTGGGCATCGTGCTGACCCACGGGCATGAGGACCACATCGGCGCGCTGCCCTGGCTGGTGCGGGAACTCAAAGGCACGCGCATTTACGGCTCGCGCTTCACCCTGGCCCTGGTGGAGCACAAGCTGCGCGAACATGAAATCCTGGACTGGGTGGAGCTCTGCCCGGTGGACGCCGGTACCACGCTACCCCTAGGCGACCTGACCTTTCATTTCTTTCCGGTCTGTCACTCCATCCCCGAAGGTTTCGGCCTGGGCGTGGAAACCCCCGTGGGCCGGGTGGTGCACAGCGGCGACTTCAAGCTCGACCCCCACCCCCTGGGCGGCTCGGGCACGGACTTGCGTCTTTTCCGGGAGTTCGCCGGTCCGGAAGGCGCGCGCCTGCTGCTTTCGGACTCCACCAACGTCATGCGCGAGGGGCGTTCTCTCACCGAGCGGGAGGTCAAGGACTCTCTGGGCAAGGTCTTTGATTCGGCCAAGGGCCGCATTGTCATCACGCTTTTTTCCAGCCATATCCAGCGCATCCAGGAAGTCTTCGACCTTGCCAGGGAGCGCGGGCGCACGGTGGTCATCAGCGGCAAGTCCCTGGCGAACAATATTGAAATGGCGCGGGATCTGGGCTTCGCCAAGCTGCCGCCCTCCTTTTTCAACGCCCACAACGGCGTGCCGGATCTGCCGGACGAGCAACTGGTGCTGGTGGTCACCGGCGCGCAGGGCGAGCCGTTGTCGGCCCTGTCGCGCATGGTGCTGGGCGGCCACCGCCAGCTCTGCATCCGCGAGGGCGACACCGTGGTCATGAGTTCGCGCATGATTCCGGGCAATGCCAAGGCCATTTCCCGCCTGATCAATGAAATGTATCGCCTGGGCGCGGAAGTGCTCTATGAGAGCGTGCATGCCATCCACGCCTCGGGCCATGCCCACAGCGAGGAATTGCGCGAAATGTTGCTGGCCGTGCGGCCCGAGCTTTTTGTGCCGGTGCACGGCGAATACCAGCATCTGGTCAAGCACGGCCGTCTGGCCGAAAGCTGCGGCGTGGACCCGGAAAAGATCATCCTGCTGGAGGACGGCCAGCCCCTAAGCATTCTGCCGGATTCCTTCCGCCTGGAGGACCGCGTGCCCGTGGAGTGCACCCTGGTGGACGGCAAGGGCGTGGGCGACGTGGGTTCCGCCGTGCTCAAGGAGCGGCGCATTCTGGGCGATGAGGGCATGGTCATCGTGGTGCTGGTTGTGGATTCGGAGACGGGCAGCGTGCTGCACGGGCCGGAAATGATTTCCAAGGGCTTTGTCTTCGAGCAGCAATACAGCCATTTGCTGGAAGACGCCAAATGCCTGGTGCTGGATGAGATCGAGGCGGCCCGGCCCGGCCAGCTCACCCGCATGCAGGAGGGCATCCGCTCCTCCCTGCGGCGTTTCTTCCGCCGCGTGCTGGAACGCGACCCGGTGGTGGTGCCCATTATCAGCGAAGTTTAG
- the hflC gene encoding protease modulator HflC, translating to MRKNPLLLVIVALAVLALASQCFFTVHQTQKALVLQLGEPLPEVYGPGLHFKLPFIQNVVYFDSRVLDYEARSREAFTVDKKAIVLDNYARWKIIDPLQFYRTMRSIPGAQARLDDVVYSQLRALVGAYTLTEVVSSHRAAIMKEVTDKVSELMKPFGVEVLDVRIKRTDLPAENQRAIFGRMRAERERQAKQYRSEGEEESTRIRSDADRQRALILAEAAREAQMERGKGDAQAAAAYAEAYSKSPEFYAYQRWLEAMRKSFKDNSKMVLTNEAPLLNLQH from the coding sequence ATGCGCAAGAATCCGCTGCTTCTGGTTATCGTGGCCCTTGCGGTCCTGGCTCTGGCGAGTCAGTGCTTCTTCACCGTGCATCAGACCCAGAAAGCCCTGGTTCTTCAACTGGGCGAGCCGCTTCCGGAAGTGTACGGGCCGGGCCTGCATTTCAAACTGCCTTTCATTCAGAACGTGGTCTATTTCGACTCCCGCGTGCTGGATTATGAAGCACGCTCGCGCGAGGCCTTCACCGTGGACAAGAAGGCCATTGTGCTGGACAACTACGCCCGCTGGAAGATTATTGACCCTCTCCAGTTCTACCGCACCATGCGCAGTATCCCGGGAGCGCAGGCCCGTCTGGACGACGTGGTTTACTCCCAGTTACGGGCTCTGGTGGGCGCGTACACCCTTACCGAGGTCGTCTCCTCGCACCGCGCGGCCATTATGAAGGAAGTGACCGACAAGGTCTCGGAACTGATGAAACCCTTCGGCGTGGAAGTGCTGGACGTGCGCATCAAGCGCACGGACCTTCCGGCCGAAAACCAGCGGGCCATTTTCGGCCGCATGCGCGCCGAGCGCGAACGCCAGGCCAAGCAATACCGGTCGGAGGGCGAGGAGGAATCCACGCGCATCCGTTCCGACGCCGACCGCCAGCGCGCCCTGATTCTGGCTGAAGCCGCCCGCGAGGCCCAGATGGAACGCGGCAAGGGCGATGCCCAGGCTGCGGCCGCCTATGCCGAGGCCTACAGCAAGTCTCCGGAATTTTATGCCTACCAGCGTTGGCTGGAGGCTATGCGCAAGTCCTTTAAGGACAACAGCAAGATGGTGCTGACCAACGAAGCGCCGCTGCTCAATCTGCAACACTGA
- a CDS encoding LexA family transcriptional regulator has translation MPVFAEIYERIKLATSSRTQVELAEVLDIRQSSISDAKRRNSVPGDWYMKLFEKYGLNPDWLKQGVGPMYLRTEQGYMPQDAPASLAENAAHYGDALAKNSVCTEYDMHCAYSDKKPRPELTPAGKISLPLSLSREGLLVLRMRGANMSPLILPGAHLGVDTLDNNVVSGQIYALFAPNEGLMLRRVFLNGEQDGYLLRSESPDFPEISLTPDLLVKRLLGKVVWILQEL, from the coding sequence ATGCCTGTCTTTGCGGAAATATATGAACGCATCAAACTGGCGACCAGCAGCCGCACCCAGGTGGAGTTGGCTGAAGTGCTGGATATCCGCCAGTCGAGCATCTCAGACGCCAAACGGCGCAATTCCGTGCCGGGCGACTGGTATATGAAGCTCTTTGAGAAATACGGACTCAACCCCGACTGGCTCAAGCAAGGGGTCGGGCCCATGTACCTGCGTACCGAGCAGGGCTACATGCCGCAGGACGCGCCGGCCTCTCTGGCCGAAAACGCGGCCCATTACGGCGATGCCCTGGCCAAAAATTCCGTGTGCACGGAATATGACATGCACTGTGCCTACAGCGATAAAAAGCCCCGGCCCGAACTGACGCCGGCGGGTAAAATTTCGCTGCCCCTTTCGCTGAGCCGCGAGGGCCTGCTGGTACTGCGCATGCGCGGGGCCAACATGAGCCCGCTCATCCTGCCCGGCGCGCATCTGGGGGTGGACACGCTGGACAACAATGTGGTGTCCGGCCAGATATACGCCCTGTTCGCCCCCAATGAAGGGCTGATGCTGCGCCGCGTCTTCCTCAACGGAGAGCAGGACGGCTACCTGCTGCGCTCGGAGTCGCCGGATTTCCCCGAAATATCGCTGACGCCCGATCTGCTGGTCAAGCGCCTGCTGGGGAAGGTGGTCTGGATTCTGCAGGAGTTGTAG